From a region of the Panicum virgatum strain AP13 chromosome 2K, P.virgatum_v5, whole genome shotgun sequence genome:
- the LOC120696065 gene encoding uncharacterized protein LOC120696065, with protein MALPIPLPALSDDVVREILCRLPPDEPACLARASLVCRTWHLLLTEPSFLRRYRKHHRTSPVLGFLHNKRFVPTTAAELPLSPPPVDCFSWVALDCRHGRVLLHTMDPTGLIVWDPITGNQLRLPEVPDEPFNHLTGAVLCAVNGCDHTDCRGSPFFVVFAGTADEEVMEDAGVTWVSVYSSETGVWSVPAWIHLGPISRSHDVMGPSLLVGNTLHFLLEDGRRILKYDLGGHGLSVMNTPPLRVGNMALVKAEDGELGAAGVEGYNLHLWSWRGAVGWVRGWSMELDMMLSMDIGDPSTKLLVVGFSEGADTIFISANAGIFAVDMKSDRVRKICGSGDFDAIIPYASFYTPDYASGRLQPPVGMQ; from the exons ATGGCACTACCAATTCCGCTGCCGGCATTGTCCGACGATGTCGTCCGCGAGATCCTCTGTCGCCTCCCCCCGGACGAGCCTGCGTGCCTCGCCCGTGCCTCCCTCGTCTGTAGGACCTGGCACCTCCTCCTCACCGAACCCAGCTTCCTTCGCCGCTACCGCAAGCACCACCGAACATCCCCCGTGCTCGGCTTTCTCCACAACAAGCGCTTCGTCCCCACCACCGCAGCCGAGCTCCCActctccccgccgccggtcGACTGCTTCAGTTGGGTGGCCCTCGACTGCCGCCACGGCCGCGTGCTCCTCCACACCATGGATCCGACAGGCCTCATCGTCTGGGACCCGATCACCGGTAACCAGCTGCGCCTGCCTGAAGTGCCCGATGAACCGTTCAACCACCTAACCGGAGCGGTGCTCTGCGCGGTGAATGGATGCGACCACACTGACTGCCGCGGCAGCCCCTTCTTCGTGGTCTTTGCGGGAACGGCCGACGAAGAAGTCATGGAGGATGCCGGTGTCACTTGGGTGAGCGTCTACTCATCCGAGACCGGAGTGTGGAGCGTGCCAGCTTGGATTCACCTCGGCCCCATCTCGAGGTCACATGACGTGATGGGCCCCAGCCTACTCGTTGGAAACACGCTCCACTTCCTCCTAGAGGATGGCCGCAGAATCTTGAAGTACGATTTGGGCGGCCATGGCTTGTCGGTGATGAACACGCCACCCTTGCGCGTCGGGAACATGGCCCTAGTGAAGGCAGAGGATGGTGAGCTGGGAGCCGCCGGTGTGGAGGGCTACAACCTTCACCTGTGGTCATGGAGGGGCGCTGTAGGGTGGGTACGGGGCTGGTCCATGGAGCTGGATATGATGCTCTCCATGGACATTGGTGACCCCTCGACCAAACTCCTTGTGGTCGGCTTCTCAGAGGGTGCTGACACCATTTTCATAAGTGCCAACGCCGGGATCTTCGCTGTTGATATGAAATCCGACCGTGTCAGGAAGATATGCGGGAGTGGAGACTTCGACGCCATCATTCCCTACGCAAGCTTCTACACTCCTG ATTATGCTAGTGGGAGATTGCAACCACCGGTGGGTATGCAATGA
- the LOC120679555 gene encoding alanine aminotransferase 2-like: MSYNKAPSITGETINPKVKAFNYEPCGEIVRHAERLQQQMDENPDSLPFTEIIHCNLGNPQVLGQRPITFFREVLSLCDNPDLLNKDEARALFSPCAIRRARRIINSIPGKGSGGYTSSRGIKSLRQAVANGISARDGYLAKSDDIFLTDGASAAVNMMMQLLIRSHEDGILCPLPEYPLYSASIILHGGTMVPYNLTEDRGWGLEIFEVKRCLEEARSAGLTVRAMVVINPGNPTGQVLSITNQEEIVEFCRKEGLVILADEVYQDNIYVENKKFHSFKKVARSLGYDEMDISLVSFHSVSMGFCGESGRRGGYMEITGFGDDVKVQLYKVASVTICPNIAGQILISLVMDPPKIGDESFETFDAEKEKIHSSFLKRAETLAKAFSSLEGVSCNKIEGALYFFPRLHLPKLAIKTAESEGVSPDVFYTHRLLDATGIAVVPGSGFHQASGTIHIRCTILPDEDKIAAMIPRLKSFHESFMNEFRGSEPYMNDVRR; encoded by the exons atgtcGTACAACAAGGCCCCGTCCATCACCGGCGAGACCATAAACCCCAAG GTCAAGGCCTTCAACTACGAGCCATGCGGGGAGATCGTCAGGCATGCCGAG CGGTTACAGCAGCAGATGGATGAAAACCCGGATTCTCTCCCTTTTACAGAG ATAATACACTGCAATCTTGGGAACCCCCAGGTTCTTGGTCAGCGGCCCATAACCTTTTTCCGTGAG gtTCTTTCTTTGTGCGACAATCCAGATCTCCTGAATAAAGACGAAGCACGTGCCTTATTCAG TCCATGTGCCATAAGAAGAGCTCGTAGGATCATCAATTCAATTCCTGGAAAAGGCTCTGGTGGATATACTAGTAGTCGG GGAATCAAAAGTCTACGTCAAGCGGTTGCAAACGGGATCTCTGCGAGAGATGGTTACCTAGCTAAATCCGATGACATTTTTCTGACAGATGGAGCTAGCGCAGCA GTTAACATGATGATGCAATTACTCATCAGGTCTCATGAAGATGGCATTTTGTGCCCACTACCTGAATATCCTTTATACTCGGCTTCCATTATACTTCATGGTGGAACAATG GTGCCGTACAATCTTACCGAGGATAGGGGCTGGGGCCTTGAGATTTTTGAAGTCAAGAGGTGTTTGGAGGAGGCTCGTTCAGCTGGCTTGACTGTTAGAGCTATGGTGGTAATAAATCCCGGTAATCCTACTGGACAG GTACTGTCCATCACCAACCAGGAAGAGATAGTGGAATTTTGTCGGAAAGAAGGTCTGGTTATACTTGCTGATGAG GTATACCAAGATAATATCTATGTGGAGAACAAAAAATTTCATTCTTTCAAGAAAGTGGCAAGATCACTTGGGTATGATGAAATGGACATTTCCCTAGTATCATTTCATTCGGTTTCAATGG GATTCTGTGGGGAAagtggaagaagaggaggctACATGGAGATAACaggttttggagatgatgtgaAGGTTCAGCTTTACAAGGTGGCTTCTGTCACTATTTGCCCCAACATAGCTGGCCAAATCCTTATCAGCCTTGTGATGGATCCGCCTAAG ATAGGAGATGAGTCCTTCGAGACATTTGACGCTGAGAAGGAAAAAATCCATTCATCGTTCTTGAAGCGTGCCGAG ACTCTGGCGAAGGCTTTCAGCAGCCTGGAGGGAGTGAGCTGCAACAAGATAGAGGGCGCACTGTACTTCTTCCCACGGCTCCACCTGCCCAAGCTCGCCATCAAGACCGCCGAGTCTGAGGGTGTATCACCCGACGTTTTCTACACTCACCGCCTGCTTGACGCCACCGGGATCGCCGTCGTTCCTGGCTCCGGGTTCCACCAG GCCTCTGGGACGATCCATATCCGGTGCACAATCCTGCCTGACGAGGACAAGATCGCGGCGATGATCCCACGGCTCAAGTCGTTCCATGAGTCGTTCATGAACGAGTTCCGGGGCTCTGAACCTTACATGAACGATGTCCGCCGCTGA
- the LOC120679546 gene encoding uncharacterized protein LOC120679546, whose translation MLPRPSQRSIFHLGEEGGYDNHHEHAKSVDAAAPRLDRERRDHGRQRRKRDAAAAADAAGGVGLQILVRQHQNHHHTPAPPPPHHSHIVLKQQVVLLPPAAARHRRGPCGSFLTACSRCRRELSANKDVYMYRGDQGFCSEECRWRQMLLDEAREHEAMVKKERLRRGGLHQPHHLHHGPRPPAAIRGAPRRLVAVAY comes from the exons ATGCTTCCCAGGCCGAGCCAGAGAAGCATCTTCCACCTCGGGGAGGAGGGTGGCTACGACAACCACCACGAGCATGCCAAGAGCGTcgatgctgctgctcctcgcctCGACAGAGAGCGCCGAGACcacgggcggcagcggcggaagcgagacgccgccgccgccgccgacgcggccggcggcgtcgggctGCAAATCCTGGTCCGTCAGCATCAGAACCACCACcacacgccggcgccgccgccgccgcaccactcgCACATCGTCCTGAAGCAGCAGGTGGTcctgctgccgccggcggcggcacgccaccgccgcgggcCGTGCGGCAGCTTCTTGACGGCCTGCTCCCGCTGCCGGAGGGAGCTCAGCGCCAACAAGGACGTGTACATGTACAG AGGCGACCAGGGATTCTGCAGCGAGGAGTGCCGGTGGCGGCAGATGTTGTTAGACGAGGCGAGGGAGCACGAGGCCATGGTCAAGAAGGAGCGCCTGCGGCGAGGCGGCTTGCACCAGCCTCACCATCTCCACCACGggccacggccgccggcggcgatccGCGGCGCGCCGAGGAGACTAGTCGCGGTAGCCTACTAG